The following is a genomic window from Streptomyces sp. NBC_01381.
CGGTCTCGGCCGAGCTGAAGGAATCCGGCGCCGTGACCGTCGAGGCGGATCTCCTCACCCCGGAGGGCGTCGGGGAGCTGAGACGGGTGGCCGAGAGCGAGCTCGGCCGTGTCGACCTGCTGGTCAACGGTGTCGGCGGCCTTGCCGGTCTGGATCTGGGTCCACTGCCGGATCTGGACGATGAGACGTGGCAGCGGGCGTTCGAGCTGAACTTCTTCGGGACCATGCGCATCACCCGTGCGCTGGTGCCGCTGCTGCGGGAGTCGGTGGTCAACATCTCCACGAGCGTGGCGCACTGGCCGGCGTCCGGCCCGCACTGGTACGGAGCGTCCAAGTCCGCGCTGACCTCCTTCGGCAAGGGCCTCGCCGATGAGCTGGGCCCGCGCGGGATCCGGGTGAACACCGTCTCGCCCGCCCTGATCCGTACGCCGCTGTGGGACGAGTACGGCCCGCGCGTCAGCCAGGCCCGTGGTGCCGACTTCCAGCAGGTCATGAGCGACCTGCCCGACCAGATCAAGGTCACCCTGGGGCGTTGGGGCACCCCGCAGGAGGTCGCCAACGTGATCGTCTTCCTCAGCTCCCCGGCCGCTGCCTACGTCACCGGCAGCGACTACGTCATCGACGGCGGACTCCTGAAGGTCCGGTAACCGGAGGGCCAGGCGTAAGTGGAGTGCCCCGCCAGGACTTGAGTCCTGGCGGGGCACTCGGGTGCGTGGCCGCGCGGCGTCAGCCTTGCGTCGCGTACGAGAGGTGCCAAATCTTTTCCGATGCCCCGCCATGTGGAGTGCCTCGCGATTCTTGAGTCGGCGGCAAAGAGTGCCTGACCAGCATTTTCTTAGGGGATCGGCAATCAGTGGTATCGAATAGTCGTAATCCACCGCTCTCGGCGTGCGGCTTCCTTTTGGAAGACGGAGGATTAAGGCAATGAGAGCGGAGTAGCCGTGAGCCATGAAAATCCCACCCCGGCCACAGGCGATCTGGTTGTGCTGAGCGACGTCAACAAACACTTCGGCGAGCTGCATGTCCTCCAGAACATCGACCTGACCATTGCCCGTGGCGAGGTTGTCGTCGTCATCGGGCCGTCCGGCGGCGGGAAATCCACGCTGTGCCGCGCCATCAATCGCCTGGAGACCATCGATTCGGGTGAGATCGTCATCGATGGAAAGCCCCTGCCCGCCGAAGGTCGCGAGCTGGCCGCGCTGCGGGCCGATGTGGGCATGGTCTTCCAGTCCTTCAACCTCTTCGCGCACAAAACCGTGCTCAATAACGTGACGCTCGGCCAGGTCAAGGTGCGTAAGAAGGACAAGAAGGCTGCCGAGGACCGGGCGCGTCAGCTGCTCGACCGGGTGGGGGTCGGCTCCCAGGCGGAGAAGTACCCCGCGCAGCTCTCCGGTGGCCAGCAGCAGCGCGTCGCGATCGCCAGAGCGCTGGCCATGGACCCGAAGATCATGCTCTTCGACGAGCCGACCTCCGCGCTCGACCCCGAGATGATCAACGAGGTGCTCGAGGTGATGCAGCAGCTCGCCCATGACGGAATGACCATGGTCGTCGTCACCCACGAGATGGGATTCGCCCGTTCGGCCGCCAACCGTGTGGTGTTCATGGCGGATGGCCGCATCGTGGAGGAGACGACACCCGCGCAGTTCTTCAGCAACCCGAGCAGCGAGCGGGCCAAGGACTTCCTTTCGAAGATCCTTCACCACTGATCCGGGGCCCGGGGCACTACAGCACTAGGAATGATCACCATGAAGCTTCACAAGGTCACCGTCGCGGCCGCCGCTGCGCTCGTGCTGTCCCTGAGCGCCGCCGGCTGCAGTTCGGACGACGACGGCGGCGGCACGAGCTCGGACGACAAGAAGATCACCGTCGGCATCAAGTTCGACCAGCCGGGCATCGGCCTGAAGACGCCGGACGGCAAGTACACGGGCTTCGACGTCGACGTCGCTACGTACGTCGCCAAGGAGCTCGGATACGACGCCGGCGACATCGAGTGGAAGGAAGCCAAGAGCGCCGACCGCGAGACGCTGCTCGAGCGCGGCGACGTCGACTTCATCGCCGCCTCGTACTCGATCAACCCGGAGCGCGAGGAGAAGGTCGACTTCGCAGGCCCCTACCTCCTGGCACACCAGGACGTCCTGATCCGGTCGGACGACGACTCCATCACGAAGCCCGCGGACCTCAACAACAAGAAGCTCTGCTCGGTCACGGGCTCCACATCGGCGCAGAACGTCAAGGACAAGATCGCGCCGCAGGCCCAGCTGCAGGAGTACGGCGGCTACTCGGAGTGCCTGACCGGCCTGGAGAACAAGGTCATCGACGCCCTGACCACCGATGACTCGATCCTCGCCGGTTATGCCGCGCAGCCCGAATTCAAGGGCAAGTTCAAGCTCGGCGGATTCAAGCTGAGCAACGAGAACTACGGCATCGGCGTCGAAAAGGGCAGCGATCTCAAGGCGGAGATCAACACCGCCCTGGAGAAGATGGTCGAGGACGGCGCCTGGGACGACGCCGTCGAGAAGAACTTCGGCCCGGCCGGCTACAAGAACGAGCAGGCACCGAAGATCGGCGTCATCGTCAGCTGAGGCGGGTGACCCGCGGCGCGCCGCCCTCGCAGCGGCGCGCGTCGCCCCTTCACGCACGCACGCACTCACGCACTCACGCACTCACGAACTCACGCGGAAGGCCGGAGACTGTGTTCGACTTTCTCGAGGGTTACGACCTGCTGGCTGCCTTCTGGGTGACGGTGCAGCTCACCCTCTATTCCGCCATCGGCGCCCTGATCTGGGGAACGGTGCTGGCCGCCATGCGCGTCAGCCCCGTGCCGCTGATGCGCGGCTTCGGCACCGCCTACGTCAACGTGGTCCGGAACATCCCGCTCACCGTGATCATCGTCTTCACCTCGCTGGGCCTGTTCCAGACGCTCGGCGTCACCCTCGGCGCCGACGACTTCACGACGATCAACTTCCGGCTCGCCGTGCTCGGTCTGATCGCCTACACCGCGTCGTTCGTCTGTGAGGCGCTGAGGTCCGGCATCAACACGGTGCCCGTCGGCCAGACGGAGGCGGCGCGTGCCATCGGCCTGAACTTCCCCCAGGTGCTGCGGCTCATCGTTCTTCCCCAGGCCTTCCGTTCCGTGGTGGGCCCGCTGGCGAACGTGCTGATCGCCCTGACCAAGAACACAACGGTGGCCGCCGCGATCGGCGTCGCCGAGGCCGCGGCGCTGATGCGGGAAATGATCGAGAACGAGGCTCAACTCATCCTCATCTCCACCATCTTCGCGTTCGGATTCATCTGCCTCACCCTCCCGACCGGGTTGTTCCTCGGCTGGGTGAGCAAGAAGGTGTCGGTGAGGCGATGAGTGCGCAGAACGTTCTGTACGACGTCCCGGGGCCGCGTGCCAAACGGCGCAACGTGCTGCTCACGGTGGTGTTCCTGGTCGCACTCGCCGTCCTGATCTGGTGGGTGGTCCAGAGCCTCGCCGACAAGAACCAGCTCGAGTGGGTCAAATGGCGGCCCTTCTTCACGGACTCCCGGGCCTGGGAGACGTACATCCTGCCGGGGCTCAAGAACACGCTCATCGCCGCTGCACTGTCCATGGTCATCGCGCTGCCGCTCGGGGCGCTGTTCGGCATCGCCCGGCTCTCGGACCACTGGTGGGTGCGGGGTGCGGCCGGCACCGTCGTGGAGTTCTTCCGCGCCATCCCGGTGCTGATCCTGATGCTCTTCGCGAACGCGGCGTACTCCGAGTACACCGACATCAGCCCCGCCAGCCGGCCGCTCTACGCCGTCGTCACCGGTCTCGTCCTCTACAACGCCTCCGTACTCGCGGAGATCGTACGAGCCGGAATCCTGTCCCTCCCGCGGGGCCAGACCGACGCGGCCAAGGCGATCGGCATGCGCAAGAACCAGGTCATGCGCCACGTGCTGCTGCCGCAGTCGGTCACCGCGATGCTCCCGGCGATCGTCAGCCAGCTGGTGGTCATCGTGAAGGACACCGCGCTGGGCGGCGCGCTGATCGGTTTCTCCGAACTCCTCGCGTCGGTCCGCCCGATGAGCGCGAACTACGGCGCCAACACCATTGCCAGCTTCACCGTGGTCTCCGTGATCTTCGTCGTGCTGAACTTCGCACTCACGTCCTTCGCGAGCTGGCTGGAGGGCAGGCTGAGGCGCGGCAAGAAGTCCACCGGCGCGGTGGTAACCGCGGACGCGGTCGAGACGCTGGCGACACCGGGCGAGCACTTGGGCCGTGACGATCTCGGGGGAACGGGCGGCAGCTCCAGCAAGTGACCACGTACCGCAGCGGTGTGCGGGAACGACCGCCGTCATACCGAAGTCCTCGCCGAGCTGCGGGCCGCGGGCGCCGAGTGGGTTCAGCTGGACGAGCCCGTCCTGATGCAGGACCGCACCCCGGCCGAAGTGAACGCCGTCGCCCGCGCCTACCGCGATCTCGGCGCGCTCACCGACCGGCCCCGACTGCTCGTCGCCTCCTATTTCGACCGGCTCGGCGAGGCCCTTCCGGTGCTGGCCATGGCGGATGTCGACGGCCTCGCCATCGACTTCACCGGGCCCGCCGCCGCCAATCTCGACGATCTCGCGGCCGTCGGCGGTCTGCCCGGCAAGCGTCTTGTCGCCGGCGTCGTCGACGGCCGCAATGTGTGGATCAACGACCTGGGGAAGTCCCTGGCCGTGCTCGGTACGTTGCTCGGGCTCGCCGGGCGGGTCGACGTGGCCGCCTCCTGCTCCCTGCTGCACGTCCCGCTGGACGCCGACGCCGAGCAGGGGCTTGATCCGCAGATCGCCCGCTGGCTTGCCTTCGCCCGGCAGAAGACCGGTGAGATCGCCACCCTCACCCGCGACCCGGTGGTGCGCGCCCGCGCCGCGGCCGTCACCGACGCGGACACCCGCCGTTCCCAGACGTACGCCGAGCGGGTCGCCGCCCGGCGCGAACGGCCGCCTGCCGCTGTTGCCGACGACGTCCATCGGCTCCTTCCCGCAGACCGGCGAACTGCCCACTGCCCGCGCCGACTTGCGTGCCGGACGCATCGGCACGGCCACGTACGAGGAGCGCATCGTGGCCGAGATCCGCGAGGTCATCGCCTTCCAGGAGAAGACCGGCACCGACGTCCTGGTGCACGGCGAGCCCGAACGCAACGACATGGTCCAGTCCTACGGGACGCGCCATGTCTTCCGCCGATCCTGGCCGGCGACATCTCCCACCCCGAGCCGATGACGGTGCGTTGGACCGCGTACGCCCAGCCCCTCGCCGACACCGCCCGCCAGGTCGCGCTCGCGCTGCGCGAGACGCTGCCGCTGCGCGCCGCCCACCACGGCGGGTATCTCGCCTCGGCCACCGAGTCCTTCCGGCTCGGCACGAGCGGCGTACGGCCGGACAGCCAGATCCACACCGACATGTGCTACGCCGAGTCCGGCGACATCCGCCCGCTCGCACATGCAGGTCGCCGGCGAACTCGCCGCGTCCGGCTATCCCCCCGGACCGCGGTCTGAAGACCCGGGGCTGGACCGAGGTCCGCGCCGCCCTCGAGAACCTGGTCGGCGCCGCGCGCGAGCTCCGCTCCACCCTCTGACCAGGGGCGTACGCGGTGGTGGTGTGCGCTTGCGTGTGCCACCGCCGCGCCCGCCGTGCGAGTTGTCAGGCCCCACGTGGCGCACTAGTGTCACCACGCCTTGGTGCTCGGGAAATCCGGTGTGATGCCGGTGCGGCCCTCGCCACTGTGATCGGGAAAGTCCGGCTCCGGCCCCCTGTGGGGGCAGCCACTGGGTACTCACGTGCCCGGGAAGGCGGAGTCCGGGCGGTACGACCCGTCAGCCAGGAGACCGGTCAAGGCGCGTTGTCCATCCACGAGGTGCTGGAGAGGTCTGTTCCGCCATGCACATAGCCGAGGGTTTCCTCCCCCCGGCGCACGCGATCGCCTGGAGTGTCGCGTCCGCGCCGTTCGTCGTCCACGGAGTCCGTTCCCTCACCCGTGAAGTCAAGGAGCACCCCGAGAGCACCCTGCTCCTCGGCGCGTCCGGAGCCTTCACCTTTGTCCTCTCCGCCCTGAAAATCCCTTCTGTCACGGGCAGTTGCTCGCATCCGACGGGCACCGGGCTCGGCGCGATTCTCTTCCGGCCGCCGATCATGGCGGTGCTCGGCACCATCACACTTCTGTTCCAGGCTCTGTTGCTCGCCCACGGCGGGCTCACCACGCTCGGCGCCAATGTGTTCTCCATGGCGATCATCGGGCCATGGGCCGGGTACGCCGTCTACCGGCTCCTGAAGAGATACGACGTACCGCTCATGGTGGCCGTGTTCTTCGGGGCGTTCGTCGCCGACCTGTCGACGTACTGCGTCACCAGCGTCCAGCTGGCCCTGGCGTTCCCCGACCCCTCCAGCGGATTCATCGGCGCCCTGGGCAAGTTCGGCGGCATCTTCGCCGTCACGCAGATCCCCTTGGCGGTCAGCGAGGGACTGCTCACCGTCCTGGTGATGCGGCTCCTCGTGCAGTCCAGCAAGGGCGAGCTCACCCGGCTCGGCGTGCTGCTTCAGGGCAAGAAGTCCGAGACGGAGGCCAGTGCCTGATGAGCCGCAACGCGAAGATCAACACCCTGCTCCTGGTCATCGTCGCCGCACTCGCGGTGCTGCCCCTGGTCCTCGGCCTCGGCGACGACAAGGAAGAGCCGTTCACCGGCGCCGACGCCCAGGCCGAGACGGCGATCGCCGAGAACGACCCCGAGTACGAGCCGTGGTTCTCGCCCCTGTACGAACCCCCGTCCGGGGAGATCGAATCGGCGCTCTTCTCCCTGCAGGCGGCGCTCGGCGCGGGCGTCCTCGCCTACTACTTCGGGCTGCGCAAGGGGCGCCGCCAGGGTGCCGAACGTGCGCGGGCGGAGGCCGCCGACGCCGAGCCGTCCACGGATGCGGACGCGGACGCGGATGTGGATGGGGATGCGGACGTGGGCGCTGAGGGCACCCGGCCCAAGACCGAGCAGGTCTGATCCGGCGTGCTGCCCATCGACGCGGCGGCGCACAGCAGTCGCTGGCGCCGCCGTCATCCCGTGGACAAGGCCGTGCTCGGGCTCGGTCTCACCGCCCTCGCGGTCTCCCTGCCGCCCTGGCCGGGCGCCGCCCTTGTCCTGGTCGCCGCGCTCGCCGTGCTGCTCGGCCCGGCGGGCGTGCCGCCCCGCAAGCTGTGGCGCGCCTACCGCGTACCGCTCGGCTTCTGCGTCACCGGCGCCCTGAGCCTGCTCATCCAGATCGCAGGACCAGGAGGGTTCATCACGCTCGCCGACGGCGGTCCGGCGCGCGCGGGCGGTCTGCTCCTGCGCACCTCCGCGGCCTCCCTTGGCGTCCTGCTCTTCGCCTTCACCACGCCGATGTCGGACCTGCTGCCCCGCCTGGTCAAGGCGGGCGTGCCGGCACCCGTTGTGGACGTGGCGCTCGTCACGTACCGGATGAGCTTTCTGCTTCTGGACTCCATGACGCGGATCCGTCAGGCGCAGGCCGCG
Proteins encoded in this region:
- a CDS encoding amino acid ABC transporter permease is translated as MFDFLEGYDLLAAFWVTVQLTLYSAIGALIWGTVLAAMRVSPVPLMRGFGTAYVNVVRNIPLTVIIVFTSLGLFQTLGVTLGADDFTTINFRLAVLGLIAYTASFVCEALRSGINTVPVGQTEAARAIGLNFPQVLRLIVLPQAFRSVVGPLANVLIALTKNTTVAAAIGVAEAAALMREMIENEAQLILISTIFAFGFICLTLPTGLFLGWVSKKVSVRR
- a CDS encoding energy-coupling factor ABC transporter substrate-binding protein, whose product is MSRNAKINTLLLVIVAALAVLPLVLGLGDDKEEPFTGADAQAETAIAENDPEYEPWFSPLYEPPSGEIESALFSLQAALGAGVLAYYFGLRKGRRQGAERARAEAADAEPSTDADADADVDGDADVGAEGTRPKTEQV
- a CDS encoding SDR family NAD(P)-dependent oxidoreductase, which encodes MDLQLAGKTAVVTAASGGIGGAVVRTLIADGVKVLGADRTVSAELKESGAVTVEADLLTPEGVGELRRVAESELGRVDLLVNGVGGLAGLDLGPLPDLDDETWQRAFELNFFGTMRITRALVPLLRESVVNISTSVAHWPASGPHWYGASKSALTSFGKGLADELGPRGIRVNTVSPALIRTPLWDEYGPRVSQARGADFQQVMSDLPDQIKVTLGRWGTPQEVANVIVFLSSPAAAYVTGSDYVIDGGLLKVR
- the cbiQ gene encoding cobalt ECF transporter T component CbiQ → MLPIDAAAHSSRWRRRHPVDKAVLGLGLTALAVSLPPWPGAALVLVAALAVLLGPAGVPPRKLWRAYRVPLGFCVTGALSLLIQIAGPGGFITLADGGPARAGGLLLRTSAASLGVLLFAFTTPMSDLLPRLVKAGVPAPVVDVALVTYRMSFLLLDSMTRIRQAQAARLGHTTRAAAWRSLAGLGATAFVRAFDRASRLQAGLAGRGYDGTLRVLVPEARVSRPFVTVSAALLVALVALTLVLERLLP
- a CDS encoding amino acid ABC transporter ATP-binding protein — translated: MSHENPTPATGDLVVLSDVNKHFGELHVLQNIDLTIARGEVVVVIGPSGGGKSTLCRAINRLETIDSGEIVIDGKPLPAEGRELAALRADVGMVFQSFNLFAHKTVLNNVTLGQVKVRKKDKKAAEDRARQLLDRVGVGSQAEKYPAQLSGGQQQRVAIARALAMDPKIMLFDEPTSALDPEMINEVLEVMQQLAHDGMTMVVVTHEMGFARSAANRVVFMADGRIVEETTPAQFFSNPSSERAKDFLSKILHH
- a CDS encoding glutamate ABC transporter substrate-binding protein; protein product: MKLHKVTVAAAAALVLSLSAAGCSSDDDGGGTSSDDKKITVGIKFDQPGIGLKTPDGKYTGFDVDVATYVAKELGYDAGDIEWKEAKSADRETLLERGDVDFIAASYSINPEREEKVDFAGPYLLAHQDVLIRSDDDSITKPADLNNKKLCSVTGSTSAQNVKDKIAPQAQLQEYGGYSECLTGLENKVIDALTTDDSILAGYAAQPEFKGKFKLGGFKLSNENYGIGVEKGSDLKAEINTALEKMVEDGAWDDAVEKNFGPAGYKNEQAPKIGVIVS
- a CDS encoding energy-coupling factor ABC transporter permease, with product MHIAEGFLPPAHAIAWSVASAPFVVHGVRSLTREVKEHPESTLLLGASGAFTFVLSALKIPSVTGSCSHPTGTGLGAILFRPPIMAVLGTITLLFQALLLAHGGLTTLGANVFSMAIIGPWAGYAVYRLLKRYDVPLMVAVFFGAFVADLSTYCVTSVQLALAFPDPSSGFIGALGKFGGIFAVTQIPLAVSEGLLTVLVMRLLVQSSKGELTRLGVLLQGKKSETEASA
- a CDS encoding amino acid ABC transporter permease: MSAQNVLYDVPGPRAKRRNVLLTVVFLVALAVLIWWVVQSLADKNQLEWVKWRPFFTDSRAWETYILPGLKNTLIAAALSMVIALPLGALFGIARLSDHWWVRGAAGTVVEFFRAIPVLILMLFANAAYSEYTDISPASRPLYAVVTGLVLYNASVLAEIVRAGILSLPRGQTDAAKAIGMRKNQVMRHVLLPQSVTAMLPAIVSQLVVIVKDTALGGALIGFSELLASVRPMSANYGANTIASFTVVSVIFVVLNFALTSFASWLEGRLRRGKKSTGAVVTADAVETLATPGEHLGRDDLGGTGGSSSK